From the genome of Pseudomonas mohnii:
ATTCCATTCGACATTTGTTCGCAGGGAATCGTTGACAAGCGTACGCCTTCAGCACTCTTCGCCCCTATATTCAGCAAGTTGATGGCTTCAGGCTCTTTCTTTAGTGCGTCCAATGTAGAGTTCGCGACCGCACTAAGCACCGCGGCGCCTGGGAAGGCCGCTTTGGCCGCCTCGACGGCAGCCCGGACAATATCAACCATGACATTATCGATTTCCAACTTCAGCGACGTTGCGCTGTACTTCGAGTAGCCTTTATCTGGAACAAAACATCCCAGGTCTTCCATGCACGTCGTAAAGGCGTGATACCAGGCCTTGGGATCTTTATTGCCTGGAACTTCGTAATTAGCCTCCATTTTCGACATGGTGATCAAGTTCTCGATAATCGCCATGTTCTCAATGCTTATCTTGTCACCATAACCAATCAGGCTATTGCCGAGCACCAGTGCATCCAGCTCTTTTGTTGGACTCGTTGCAACCGTCGACGGCACCGACCTTTTAAGCCGCTTGCCTGCCACGGCGTTTTTGCGCCTTTCAACGCGCGCCCTTACCAGATCGATACGGTCAGAACCGCTTAAAGAACTTTCAAACTCACTCACAATAATATCCTTTTATTTATTAAAAACCGCTCCCTCCCGGAGCGAATCAAATCTAACGCGACCACACTCAACCAACAACCATAACTAAATACAACATATGTAGCGCGCATCAAATAATCACGCACACAATTACGACCACAACAAAAAGCTCACAAAACCAACCGGACCGCCACCGAACAATAGTTCGGGCGATCCGGGGTTATTCGATACAAAAAGATGAAGCAGTTATTATCGGGCGGGATTGAGCTTATCGCCGTAGCTACGTGGCGTGTACACCCAGGTACTACCGTCCGGGCGAGGAATCACACGAGTCGTCGAGGAGCCAATGAGCACCATCGTTCGCATGTCCACCTGATCGGCAGTCAATTGCCCGAGTGTCGTCACCCGCAAGGTCTGACCCGGGCGACCGATATCGCGCCCCAGCACAACTGGCGTTTCAGGTGTGCGATGCCTGGCGACGATGTCCAGCGCCTGCCCCAACTGCCACGGGCGCGAGCGCGAGATCGGGTTGTAGAACGCCAGGGCCAGGTCCGCCTGGGCCGACAGATCCAGGCGCTTTTCGATGATTGACCAGGGCTTGAGGTTGTCCGACAGCGACAACACGCAGAAGTCATGACCCAGCGGTGCGCCTGCTTGTGCGGCAGTTGCCAGCGACGCGGAAACGCCCGGCAGGATCTCGAGATCGACGTTGTGCCAATGGACGTCCGTGGACTCGTCGAGCGCTTCCAGCACGGCGGCAGCCATGGCAAAGACACCCGGATCGCCGGACGACACCACCACCACCGACCGCCCTTGGGCCGCCAGTTCGAAGGCGTGGCGAGCGCGCTGCATTTCCTCACGGTTGTCGGTGCAATGCAGCACCTGATCGGCACGGAAGGGTCCGGCCATGCGCACATAGGTTTCATAACCCAGCACATCGTTGGCACGCGCCAGTTCGGCCTTCACCGCCGGGACCATCAGCTCGGCCGCACCGGGCCCCAGCCCGATCACCGCCAGGCGCCCGCGAGGTCGGCCGATCTGCAGCGGGTCCACTGGCTGTTCGGCGATCGCTACGCTGATGGTTTCATCGCCAGCGATGGAAACAGCCTGCCCGATGGCATCGCGGGCCAGCTCGCTGAGCGTTCCAGCCGCGCTGGAAAAACGCAGGGGGACACCCAATTCGAGTGCGGCTTCACGCAGAGCCGGGTCAGCCATTTCCGTGTCGGCAGCCAACAGGCAGGCCAGCGATTGCCGGGCAATATTGGCCTGACGCAAAACATCACCAATCACCTTCGGCAAATCCGCAACGCCGGGCCTTACCGCGACCACCACGCAACGTGGATAGATCAGCAGTTCATTGGCCGCAACCGCTCGCTCGGCATGGCCGACATGAACGGTCAACCGCGCCTGCCCGTCCTCAGGCAACTGCGCCTGCGCCAGCCAGGGCGCCGAACCTTCGATGCGCACCGTTTCACCGGCCAGCAAATCGGAGACGAAACGCTTGCCCAGCTCCAGGTCACCCAAGGCATAGCCGCTGGGTGGATTAAGCAGGCAAGTGCCAAAACGCAGCTCGCCACTGGTGGTGATCGCAGCCGCTACCTCGAGATGAGCAGCGATCTCTCGCGCCAACACATTCACCCCGCCCAAGCCGCCGAGCAGCGGCACCACTGCGCTGCCGTCTTCAGCCACGGCCAGCACCGGCGGCTCACTGCCCTTTTCCAGTAGCAGCGGCGCCAGTGTGCGAATCACGATCCCGGCCGCGCACAATGCAATGATCGGCGTGTCTTGCCGATATAGATCGCGCAACGTCGCACCGAACTCGCGATAGAGACAGTCCGCGCCTTCAACCCGTTCGGCCAGGCCGTGGATCAGCGCATCCGGGTAGAGTTGTTGAATCTTGCGCGCGGTCGCAAGGCTGCCATTGCCGAGTATGACAATCGCCGGAACTGGACGGGGCATCAGCCTTGCCACCTTTCGCCGGGAACGATGATCAGCGAGAAATACGGCGAAGACATCGGCTCGACCTCATCCAGCGGGACGATTTTCTGATTGGCCATGGTCGCGCGCTCGACGTACAGCGCGCGTTCGGCCAGACCGAGCTCTTCCAGAACCTGGCGGACCTTGGGGAAGTTGCGCCCCAGCTTCATGATCACCGCCGCGTCTGCATCGGCCAGGCGACGCTTGAGTTCATCGTGCGGCAATACACCGGACAACACCGACAGGCTCTGATTGCGATACACCAGCGGCGCCCCGAGTACCGAAGCACCGCCGAGCATCGAGCACACGCCCGGCACGACTTCGGCGTCATAGCGCTCGGCCAGGCGATCGTGCAGGTACATGTAAGAACCGTAGAAGAACGGATCACCTTCGCAGATCACTGCCACATCTCGACCGGCATCCAGGTGCGCGGCCAGTTGTTCGCCAGCGGTATCGTAGAAGTCGCTGATCACTTGCTCATACGACAGCGGCGCGGGCAGTGCCTCGGTGGTCACCGGGTAAACCAGCGGCAGCAGGGTTTGTGCATCCTGCAAATGGGCCTCGATGATGCCAAACGCATTGCCCTTTTTTCCCTTGGCGACGAAGTACGCCACCACCGGCGATTCGCGCAGCAGACGCAGGGCTTTGACGGTAATCAGTTCAGGATCACCCGGGCCGACGCCGAGGCCGATCAAACGTCCTGGTTGCTGCATCATTCGATCTCCGTGGCGAGGGCATTGACGGCGGCCGCGGCCATGGCGCTACCGCCCAGCCGGCCTTGCATGATGACGAAGGGCACGCCACGGCTGTCGGCGGCAAGCGCTGCCTTCGATTCGGCGGCCCCGACGAAGCCCACCGGGAAGCCGAGGATCAGCGCTGGTTTCGGTGCCCCGGCGTCGAGCATTTCCAGCAGATAGAACAGCGCGGTCGGCGCATTACCGATCACCACCACGCTGCCTTCCAGATGCGGGCGCCACAGCTCCAGCGCGGCGGCGGAGCGGGTGTTGCCCAACTCACGGG
Proteins encoded in this window:
- the cobJ gene encoding precorrin-3B C(17)-methyltransferase: MPRPVPAIVILGNGSLATARKIQQLYPDALIHGLAERVEGADCLYREFGATLRDLYRQDTPIIALCAAGIVIRTLAPLLLEKGSEPPVLAVAEDGSAVVPLLGGLGGVNVLAREIAAHLEVAAAITTSGELRFGTCLLNPPSGYALGDLELGKRFVSDLLAGETVRIEGSAPWLAQAQLPEDGQARLTVHVGHAERAVAANELLIYPRCVVVAVRPGVADLPKVIGDVLRQANIARQSLACLLAADTEMADPALREAALELGVPLRFSSAAGTLSELARDAIGQAVSIAGDETISVAIAEQPVDPLQIGRPRGRLAVIGLGPGAAELMVPAVKAELARANDVLGYETYVRMAGPFRADQVLHCTDNREEMQRARHAFELAAQGRSVVVVSSGDPGVFAMAAAVLEALDESTDVHWHNVDLEILPGVSASLATAAQAGAPLGHDFCVLSLSDNLKPWSIIEKRLDLSAQADLALAFYNPISRSRPWQLGQALDIVARHRTPETPVVLGRDIGRPGQTLRVTTLGQLTADQVDMRTMVLIGSSTTRVIPRPDGSTWVYTPRSYGDKLNPAR
- a CDS encoding precorrin-2 C(20)-methyltransferase — translated: MQQPGRLIGLGVGPGDPELITVKALRLLRESPVVAYFVAKGKKGNAFGIIEAHLQDAQTLLPLVYPVTTEALPAPLSYEQVISDFYDTAGEQLAAHLDAGRDVAVICEGDPFFYGSYMYLHDRLAERYDAEVVPGVCSMLGGASVLGAPLVYRNQSLSVLSGVLPHDELKRRLADADAAVIMKLGRNFPKVRQVLEELGLAERALYVERATMANQKIVPLDEVEPMSSPYFSLIIVPGERWQG